DNA sequence from the Pelecanus crispus isolate bPelCri1 chromosome 4, bPelCri1.pri, whole genome shotgun sequence genome:
AAGACTTGAGGAGCTTGATTTATTTAAACTTCTCACtggaaagttaaagaaaaactgaatgtATTCCAAACACTAAAGGAAGGAGAATTTTTACGGTGAGAGTTTTTaccaacaacttttttttttttttttaataaaaaagaaatagttggAAGTTCAAATGGAAGTCTAGATTTGTCTTTTGTGGGTTCTGGagtgttgtttggtttgggtttgttttaacAGACAGCATAATGGCTGTTTAAAGTAACTTATGGAGTACTTAAAATTCTGATTGTCCATTTAAAAAACCATTAAAAttgttttagaaagaaaaatcactttataAAGAAAAGATACTCAAGTTCAAACAGACTGCTTAAGGTTAACTTCCATTTCTTTGGATTTTCCCACAATGGCAGATAgttgaaatgaaaatggcaagtttcattttcttactgACTATATTTTAGGTGAATTTTTATTACAATGTTAACTGTATTCTCTGGTGTATTGTTTTTATGGAGAGTTTGCCCTTAACAATTCTGTTCGGTCACATAGTGAAGGAACTGGGTAACATTTgcttatatatataaaaactttcttttgtagacttgtgaaaaaaattcttccaaagAATTGAAACATAATCATGGGAAAAGTGAAATCTCTAAACAGCTTAGAAGACTTTCAGAATCGGTGCATTCAACTGAGGAAAGCAAAAGTGAttctaaagcagaaaaagaacataaaagaaaaacctcCACCTCTCTTCAGGCTGAAGGAGCCCAGCAGGACAGTGAAACAAGGGATCCAAAAAGACAACTGGATAGAGCAGAAGTCAATACTGAAGAACTACAGAAGCAGAAATccatgtttaaaaatgaaaaacaccccaaaaaagaTAGTGATACAGAAATTCAACATATGAGAAATGCTGCCAAAAAAGAAGCCAAGTCTTacagagataaaaatgaaaaggaaagaactgCTTTAGAAGATAAACTTTCTTTAAAGCACAAATATAAAGGAGACGGTATTCACAAATCAGGTGAAGATGTTGAACTCCATTCATTTGAGAGAAGTTTGAAAGGAGAGGATGGTGGTCAGAAACATAATCAACAAATAAAGGTTTCTTCAGATGacaaatctgaaagaaaaagtaaacacCGAAGTGAACGGAAAATATCGGTAAcaggaaaagatggaaaaaatagttCTGAATCAACCTTAAAAGCTGAAGAGTTGTTGCGTAAGGAAAATAGAAAGGACAGACATCTCTCAACTGAAAAATCAAGAGCAGAATACAAGTCCAAAAGGTCCCTGAGTGATTCTAGGCCACAGAAGGATTCCGTAAGTGCCTCAAAGCAACTTGCTTCTGCATCACACAGAAGGAGCGAAAGCTACTCGGAAGATAAACATGAAGTAGAATCAACTAACTCTGACTGTAATTTGAAACAAGAAGATGGTGTTCATAAAGATAGACGAAGATCTAAGAGTCTTGTAGAAGACAAGATTTTGTTAAAGTCTAAGTCAAAGAGTCATAGTAAACAATTCAAAGCATCTGAAACAGAATTACAggaaaatttaacaaaacaagAGACTGCCCAGAAACTAGACAAAGATAAGAGCGTGGAAGAGAATGATTCAGATAAGCAACACAAATCCAAGAATGAAGACAAAGTTTTTGAGGAGAGTGGTGCTGAGTTGGAGCTTGCAAGTGGCACGCAATCAACTCAGGGATCACAAAAAGACTTTAGTCACAGAGTTAAGTTACATTCTGGAGAAAGAGGATCtgtaaaagagaaatacagaggTGATAAAGACTTAAGCAATTCCAAACTAGAAAGGAGGTTCTCTACTGAAGGtcacaaaagcagaaacttaAAGCACAGCAACAAGGAAgtaaagaagaaggaagagagtaTCAAATTGGaggataaagatattaaagaaattGATAGTGGGCATGAAAAAGTATTGAGCATCGCAGTGGCAATggataaaaaacaaagcaagaagaCATCCTGTGAAAATAGAAAAGACAGTATATCAAATCAAGATTTAcctgcagaggaaaagcaatCAGCTAGCACAACTGAAAGCAGCCATGCTTCAGCCCCTCAGAAGTCAAGTACGAATAATGACGACTTGCATTCTGGTCAGGAGGAAGAGCTGATGGAACTTGATGTGAAACAAACGAAAGTACAGGACACATCTAACATCgaaggaaaaaacattcaaaactcACTCCAACCCACAGATGCTGAGTatgcagcaaaaggaaaaatatctctCTCCCTTTCAAATAAGGAATTAAAACACAGCTTGGCAGATCCTGAAGCTTGTGAATCACAGTTTCTGCCTGCAGTTGAAAAAACTGTTAAACAAGAAGATATCCCTAATAAACAAGTTGGTGCCTTAGACACTTTGTCCAAACAAGCTTCCATGGATCAAGGACCCAATAAGCAAGGGGCTTATAAAATGAGCATTGTGTATGAAACAAGTGGTAGAATCTTACTGAATGTTCCCAGTAAGGATGAAGCTTCAGAAGATAGCAGAAGaccaaagaatttaaaaactgtGATAAATTCTAATTCAGATGATGTTCCTTTAGCAATTAATTCTTCCAGAGAAGATGCTGCTGATGCAAAGTCCATGGATATGGATATCTCGGATTTTACAGATTCCTTAGATATGTCTAAAGAATGCCATAATTCAGATGGGACTTCTGTATTTGAAGATACTTTCATTTTGAAGAATGACGCAGCACAGGCTGTGTGCATGAAACAACAAGATACTCCAGTGCTGAGTTCTGTCATGAAAGATGATGGTGACAACACTGCTATGACAAACAGTATAGAAAAAGATAACAAGGTGCCCCAGCCTGATGAACAGGCAATGGAAGACAGTACAGCTGGGTTACCTAGTCAAGAAGATTATGATGAAGCAGCAAAGTTAGAAAGCACTCAGGGAAGTGAGttgaaaataaaagaggaaaacttGGTGACTGACGTAACTGAAGATTGTGGCGATGTAACAACAAAAgaacttctgaaaagaaaagaaagagagtgCTTGAATACAGATCCTTCCACAAAGGGAGAAAGAAGTACAGTGATGGATAATGTGGAAGAGAATGAGGTGCATGATATTGATGATATGATACAATCTTCCTCTGTGTTAGTGCCTGAAAGAGTTCCTGAGGAAACAGTCAAAGGTGCTGTTAGAGCCAGTGTGCAAGAAGGGGATGGTGTGATTGGCAtggaagataaaaatgaaagcaatgcaGTAGGTACCAGTGCAGGAAGTAGTAAACTTAGTTTGTTGTACAGCAGCCTACAAACAAGTCCGGCCACTGTGATAGGAACTAGCACAGAGAAGATCACTGAGAGCACTGTAATGGCCACTAGTACAGGAGAAGAAAGAGCTGAGGGTGCATCACATTCTGAAAAGGACAGCGATGCTACAACCACTTGCTCAGAAGAAGAAGGCGAGGTGACAGTAATCTGCACAAGCATAGAAGCTGATGAAGGTTTCACAGCGGGCATATGGGTAAAAAGTAGTGAGGGCAGCAGTTTGATCACAGGAGCAGATATTGGTGAGTGTACTgttgcagcagctgaagaaggTGCTGGCAGTGTTGTCACTGAAGGATTAGCAGAAAGTGAAAGTTTCCTAACAAGtacagaaggagaagaaaatggtgACTGTACCATGGTTGATGCAGAAGAAAGTGGTAAGGATTCAGTCAATGCAAGTGGAGTAGAAATTGAAGACCGTGTGAATAGTGCTggggcagaagaaaaagatgatgcTGTGACTAGTGCAGGCTCTGAAGAAAAGCGAAAGACCTCAACCTGTGTAGATACAGGCAAATTTGAAAGTTCTGTATCCTGCTTAGGCGAAGCGGAGAGCGATGGTGCTGTAACTAGTGCAGGGACAGAAACAGGTGAAGGGTCAACAAGTGGTGACAGTTCAGGTGAGTTTAGGGGCAGTGTGAGAGCTGGCCAAGTAAAAGAACATGAAGGTACTGTGACTTGCACAGGTGCAGAAGAAAGAGGTCATAACTTTATCATCTGCTCAGTGACTGGTACAGATGCCCAAGGAGAAGGTGCTGTAACTGGTGCATGTGTTGCAATGGTCACAAACAACAGTGCCACAACTGGAACTAGTGGTGACAAATCTGAGGATACTATAAATGGTGAAAGTGCAGTCACCAGCACAGGCATAACTCCAGAAGATGATGCTGAAATTTCAGTAGTCTGCACAGGGCTAGAAGACAGCAATGAGGGGTTTGCAGTTTGTttagaagctgaaaaatgtggAAGTGTAATGGACAGTACAAGGGCAAAGGAAGAAGCCAATATCACTACAGTCAGTGTAGGTCTGTGTGATGATGAAGGGTTTGTGACTAGTACAGGCTCGAAAGAAGAGGATGAAGAAGGTGAGGGCATTGTGACCAGTAcaggaagaggaaatgaagaaaatgagcatGCTTCTACTTGTACAGGAATGGAAAGTGAGAGTGCATTAATTTGTATAGGCGCAGAAGAAGGCGAAAGTTCTATTATCTGCATAGTTGCTGAACAAATGGAAGCCGAGTCAGGAGTGGCTGGCACAAATATAAATAAGCTTACTGTTGACAGCATGACAAGTGTCGAGAAAGAAGCTAATTGTGGCATAAACTGCAAAAACGCTAAAGGGATTGTTGAAAGCAGTGTAACCAGTGCAAGTGCTGCAGATGAGGGTGCATTGACTGTGCATATAGGAAAGCATGAAGGTACCTTGATTCCCTTAGATGCCGAGGAATGTGAGGGTCCCATGACTAGTGCTATGGCAGTGCAAGATGAGAGCCAGTCTGGTGCTGAAGACAAACATGAGAATGCCATGACTTCTTTTGGCAGCAGAGAAATTGATGCCTCTATAAGTAGTGCAGTTCCAACAGAAGATGAGAATTCTCTTATTCCtgctgacagagaagaaaaagtaaaaggcGATATCATCTCTACCAGTACAGTGGAAGAAAGTGATACTCCCTTACATTCAGCCATGGATGCTGAGGAAGGTCCACTTGCTGTTGCGAGAGCAAATGAAAGTGGGGAGAGCTCTATGATCTTAATAGACACTGAAGACACAGAGGTGCCTATGCCCAGTACAGCTGCAGAGTTTAAAGAGTGCGTGCATACTTTTAGCAGTAAGCAGGAGAAAGATGAGTGCACTATGATTTCCACCAGTATTGTGGAAGAATTTGAGGCTCCTATGTCAAGTGCGGCTGTTGAATATGATGGTCAGCTCccctctgtgaaaacagaagaaataaatgaggATGCTATGGTTTCTATAGATATGGAAATATATGAGGTTCCCATGCCCAGTGAATCCAGTGCTGGAGGAGATGATAACGATGATGACGAAAGTCACCCAACTGCTAGtggtaaggaagaaaaagatgaatgtGCTATGATTTCCACAAGTGTTGTGGAAGAACAAGTAATCCTAATGTCAGGTGAAGTCACAGAAGAGGCCATTCAACATGTGTCGGACACAGAGTCAAAAAATGAAACGGTAATGATTTCTACAAGTACAGCAGAATGTTTTGAAACTCCTATGTCTAGTGTAGCTGTGCAAGATGAAAACAAACTCActgcttcagaaacagaaggaagataCGAAGCTGCTATGATCACTACAAGCATGACAGAAGAATGTGAGATAGTCCTGATCAGTGCAGCACCACAAGCTGAAGGTCAACTCATTGTAGCAGAAGGAGATGAAGATGCCATTATCTCTCCAAATGCATCAGAGGAATGTAAGATTGTGGAGACCACTGCAACTGTAGATGAACAGTTTGGACTAGCTGCTTTCAATGCAGATGCAAAAAGCAAAGGTTCTGTGATTTTTGTGGGAGAATGTGGAGCTCCTGTGCTGAGGGTTGCCACCAACAGTGAAGATCAACACACTGCTTCAAGTCTAGGAGATAAGGaggggggggcagtgatcactcTGAGCACAATGGAGGAATGTGATAGTCTCTTCACCTTTACAGTCATAGAAGAAAGTCAACTTGCTGCTGAGAGTACAGAAGTGAAAGACAAAAGTGAGGAAATTTTTAATACCGCTAACCAGATTGAATGCATCCTATCAACTACGGGCCCAGAAAAAGGCAGTAATTCTTTGCTCGTCATTGGTAGAGAGAACGAGACCCATGAGAGTGGTGTGAGGGGAGAATCGGCAGCATCTCAGACCACAGTAGACAGTGAAATCACAGCAACGGATGAAAATTCAGTGAATCTCATGAGTGTAGATGAAGCCCTTTGTGTGGAGATTAGTACGGAGACTGCTGGGAGTCCAAGTCCTTCCTCAGAGGCAAGTGAGGATGATGAGCAAGCTGAAGATGTTTTGCATGAGGATGATACATCAGAACTCTCTTGTAtgatttcagaagcagcagtagAAAGTGAAACTCTAAGGAATGTAAACTATAAATTTAACTCAGACTTGCTTTTAGAAAGTGACTTTTCTGAATTAAGGACTCCCCTGCCTAGGGCACAGGCTCTTTCCTTAGTTTCTGCAAATGAAGTGACTGTAAATGCCAACCATGGTGAAGTGACAATAGAAGCagaattaggggaaaaaagtgaccTCCCTGTGTTGCATGTAGAAGAGTTATACAGCAGTGATGACAAAACGAACTTGGTCAAAATAGATGATATTGGAATTGAGGTTACTTTTCAAAAAAGTAATGCAACCTTTAATTCAGgtgaggatttcttttttcttttttttaataagtttatAAATTTTGTTATAAATCGATGCATTTTGTCATGATTACAGTTAGAAATAATTTGCACTGTCCAAATATACGTCATTTCTTTGTTGGTTGCAACATAACtattaataatgtatttaagaattggtgacaaatatttaaataaacatgtGATTCTGGGAGTATAAGAGTGACTGAACACAGTTATCTGAGGTAAGTTGGAAAAGAAGTAAATGTTATTTGAGTgcaaaaaagttattaaaatacattgacTTAAAAACGAGCTAATAAATGAAGTGGTTTGCAAGGGGTAATTATTGTGGAGCTATAGATGGGTTTTGTTATTAatgtgaaaaaacattttacaatgtGAGTTTAGGTCCAGTTTCTCAAAGGTTGGCTTTATTCTGTAGTTTTATTGATATTTGGGGTGAGAAAGCTCACTCTGCAGATTTTGGGATCTTAGGAATTTGTCAAGGAAAGTTGCCAATCTAGTAAACTTGAAAAATGTTACTCAGTATTTATACAAGAGACAAGCATGACCCATGAAAATGTAAACTGCTACACTAAGGTATTTCTGTCTTGGTGTTTGCTCAATCTTTGTTGTCCATTGATGTAGCTTCTGCAAGTACCAGTGGTAATGGTAGTCTTATTCTGTGGACCTCAACCACAATTTAATCACTTCACATGCATCATTGATGAATTATCATGTTATAACTACTTCTTTTTGTTTAGGAAAAGCTGTATAAACAGGCCTCTGAAATAGGTGTCCAAAAAGGCTGTAGAAGTCATATGAAGATGCTGTCTTCATGGCCTGTTTTTCAGATCTTATAAGCATGCAGCTGTTCCCATGGGGAATTAAATGGATGGGGTTTTAAGATTTTCTGGAATTACATTGACACTAACAGGAGCTACTGAGCTTTCAGTATCTGTTATCTGATGGAAATTGGATCATTTCAGTGGTTATGGTTCTAGAGCTGATGGATTTAGATCTAattgtcacttaaaaaaaaatgttatcctTAGTATTAACTCTTAGCTCTGCATTTGTTAATACAGAGGTAATTTGCTGTTTGGAATTTGGTCTGAAAATCtgctggtgttttgtttggttggtttgttgttttttttttttaaaggaaaaggaaaaaaaaaaagccaaagtcAGAATTGGTAAATAAGCTGTGGTAAATCCTGATAGCCCGTATTTTCCAATCCTTTTGTATTTAAGGAAAACATAGATGTACTTGTGTTCTTGCAGATGCCAAACTGGTTTTTTTGAGCTGGTTTGTTGCAGACAGACTTGCTGTTGTTTCTGTTGCCTACAGGAAGGGATTAAATTCATGTGCTGTGTTCATGAGGTGGTAGTAAGAAATAGCATCCTACTGTAGCATGAGATAAATACAACATAATGTAATTACTAATTTTAACgtatttgtatttcattagGCAATAATGCAGCTTTACCAAAGTTGGCAGAAGAACTAGAATTTGAAAGTAACTTGAGAACTGACGAGGtatttatgttttgaaaatttttactATACTGTTTCTTGTATTATTATACATCTTTCTAGGGTTTCTTAATATACGTTTTGATTTTTGTGCAACAAAAATGGCATTTGAACTTCAAAACTTTCGAAGGGtcatttttcacattatttAGCTGTACTTTTCTAAGCAGCTGGCATTTAAATTATGGGCTGTCCATGTTATTCTGTGATAGAACCAACTCCCTCCCTCAGCTATGCCCCTTCTGTGACCATGACATccaagtttgttttcttttagaattGGTCATACTGTATGCATGTTGCTTGTGATTGTACTTGTAAAATAGTCATACGTGCCTTAGCTCTTACTGTTGGCAATTGTTAATTTAATGCTTTGATATGGTAAACAGACAGTGCTGTTCATTTCGTTGTATCACTTCCTTGACAGTCTTCAGACTTGTGCGTTCTCTGTGTGTTTAAGGAACACTTGCTGCTGTTCTGTACTGTGATAACTACAGCCCGTTACCTGCTGTAAGAGAAGAGTAGGGCATCCTGGATAATCCAGGGTATTGGTGCTCATGGTCATCTATAGCTTGTGTAAGACCAAAGTTGAgcctctgtgtttgtgtgtctgtgctgtTCATCCATACTAGCCAGGAATCCAGATGGGTTAATTCTTCATTCAGATGCAGGACTGGATCCATGTATTCATTTCTAGCCAAACTCTGATAATAAGCATTTTGAGGGAGAACGTGGTTCAGAGACTCCCAAGCATCTATGAAAGGATGGATCTGCACAGGGCTAGTGGCTGCAGCTCCAGGGCAGACCAGTTGAGTATTTCTAAACCATGGTTTTGATGCCTGGGATGCACTTCAGGAAAATCCAGGTCAACTTCAGTCTGGTGGGATTTATTAATTTGAGTTGAGTTCTACCTGCAAACAGCTGTACTGTTTGCCAGCATAAGATGGTCCTAGAGCCAGTATAACCGTGTTCACATGACACTGTATCTGAGTTCACAATGTCCAGATCTGACTCAAGTACCCTTAGCTCCATATAGCATTATCTATGCGTCAGTAACATATAATTGATCTGCaacttgaattaaaaaaaaaaaaaacaaacccaaaaaaaaccccaaaccaaaccacatgAGTTGAAGAGAGTTCACTGTACCTTGTTATGCATTACAGATACATACTTTTCTGTGTATGGGAACATTTCGAGAATATTGCTCATGTTTGGAAATCATCTTAGAGTAGGGTGGCACCTTGACTTCCTGAGATTTCTCTTGAgatctcctttttttaaactaacctCTGGTATCAGTGTTAACTCTAAGGTCAACgttagtgtcctggtttgggctgggacagagttaactttcttcctagtggcaggcacagtgctgtgttttggatttagaatgagaagaatgctgataacacactgatggtttagttgttgctaagtactgcttatgctagtcaaggacttttcagcttcccatgctctgccaggtgcacaagaagctgggagggggcacagccagaatagctgatccaaactgaccaaagggctattccataccatatggcatcatgctcagtatagaaactaggagggttggccggggggcaacgatcgctgctcaggaactgtctgggtatcggtcggcgggtggtgagcaattgcattgtgcatcacttgctttgtatattattatattgttattattattgttactattttactttattttatttcaattattaaactgttcttgcctcaacccaggagttttctcactctcactcttactcttccgattctttcccccatcccacaggcgcaaggggagtgagtgagtggctgcgtggtgcttagttgctggctggggctaaaccacaacagttagGCACTGTACTGTTCAACAGTAATGTGACTTAGCTCTGCTGGTGTTCCTTATTAATATTTGTACTGCTGTCTTAAAGTTTTTGAAGACTTTTATAGATTGTGATAAGACAATGTTCATCATGacatggggcggggggggagtgAGACATACTTGTTCTGGATGTCTGcagtatttttgttgttctgattTTGTGTTTAGCCACAACAGCCTGAAAGTCCAAGAAGTGAAGAGGGATATGTGGATCTTCATACTAAAGAGTTTCAAAAAGGTGATTTTTATACTGATAGCAACTTACTTTTCATACTGATTTGCCTACTACTTATGATGGGATGCTTATAGATTTGATACATATACTATGTGTAGAGGGATTAAAGCAAAACCTGCAGAAATCTCCTTGAAATGTTTCTAGGAGCTCACGTGGCTTTGCATTTGGTTTGTGGGAAAGAAGGGTCATCCTTTTCTTCTAGTATGATATGcagaaagaaaggtgaaaagcatttaggattttaaaaaagtagacTGCTAACATTCTGtttaaaatcaataaatacagaaaaatgtttgccCAGGAAAGATACAGAAACTTCCCTAAGGAATGGCTTTCTTCCTTATAAACTTAGAATATCCTTGTTTCGGGTGTTGTGACAGGCCTTGTGAGGGTATGACAAGAGTAAGTACTATATGACTTAAAAGTCACAGAGACTCTACAGAAAGTTcgggggttgttttttttccccctcctttgtTGATcttcaaaagattaaaatatttctggccatccactgaaatctgaaaagcaCTTATAAGTAGGTAATCACCTAGCTAGAAATCTCAGTCAACTTGGATCTGTGCTCAGTAATTCCTTTTCCATGtattaaattaatcttcaataggaccaaaaaaaaaaaaaattccgtTTCCTGAAaccacagtattttaaaatgtgttgcaATTGTTTGGCTTTCctattaaaacacaaacaaaaccctacTTTGTTCCCATCTTGATGGATTTTGTGCTCCAGATGCATTACAAAGATGTTTGCAACACTACCAGATGAGAGTTAATCCTCAGTTAATAAAGTAACAAGCAAAACTAAAGTGAATTCCAGGAGGTACCAGCAATACTGATGCATATGGTGTCCAGAGAGGTTAAGGATGCATTTCCTCTTATGGAAAGTTTCAGCTGAAAGTGTAAATGCTATGAAAGGACACACTGTTAATAAGCTCACTTCTAAATTTTTAGACACACATACCAAAATAACAATTTactaaatagaaaacaaaaagaggagtAAGGTGAGGTAAGAGCATTGGTGTAAAACTTTTGATTCCTTTTTATTCTTGGGGTAGGTCAAATTCACATACCTGGTTTAATGGTGGTGTATATTCATGTAAGTGATAAGAGACATGCTCTGctcacaagaaagaaaatgtaaacccTGAGAAAGGGTTAGAAGAATGCAATCTTCAGGACAGCAGATCCGAAACTTGAACCAGTTTTTCTGTACTGTGAGGTTTCTTTGAAGTGCCTGAAAAACTGCCATTTCACATCGCTCAGTCACCGAGACAGACAGTACTTAAATTTTAACATGTGCAGATTGAACTAGCTGTGATAATCTTGTTCCATGTAAAATGTTTAACAAAAATCCATTTGTTGTGTAAATCATGTTGAATATGACACACACAGAAGAATAATGCTTTGTAGCTCTTGgtagaaagttttttttttttctttttctcccccaccacaaaataatctctcttttttatatatatatacatgtatatatacatatagctCAACGTACGTAAAAGGAAGTtgtttaaaagacaaatgtGTGTCCTGTCATGAGTATGAACAGCAGACACGGTAGTTTAGTAGTCCAAGATTCCTTGGAATGTAAACAAATCATTGCTCTGAGTGGGTAGGATCTAGCTCTTCATTTgacactgctttaaaaattggAAGATGTTGTGCAACTAAACAATACAGCTGTGGAAGAACTGTTGCTAGAATATGTAGATTTAAGAAATAAGCTACAAATTATCTAAAATTTTATGTAGAATAGAGTGGTTTTGTTGCATCCTGGGTTTATGTTCTTACTGtagctgaaaggaaaactgCTTGGAATGTTTTagcagttttttctttaattaaaatattaattcagtGCCTTATGAATCAGACTTTAAGGGTTTTGTAGAACGCTTGAGGGAGCAGCTTCTTTATGATTCTCTTTATGTATCTATATGAAATGGCTTTGAAAGTTTTGgaattttttcaaaagcacagagCACTCATCAGCTCCCATAGTTCATaattattttccacatttttgtgATATGGAAGGCTAAGGCTCTTCTTCATGAGAATGAGAGTACAGTAGAGTCTAGCAGTTGGACAATTTCCTTATGTGCACTGTGTCAGCTACAGGTCTCACTAGTACAATTATGCAAACTTTAGTTCTCTGGAAGCATAATGTTACAGCATagttttcattgtgttttaCTTCATCCCATGATCCATTGTCTAGGGTTGTGATGGCTAAAATTCTGATTCATTGAAATGCTAGA
Encoded proteins:
- the BOD1L1 gene encoding biorientation of chromosomes in cell division protein 1-like 1 isoform X2 is translated as MASNPQPQPPPPPPPPPPPQQPPPLPGAGAAVGGGAAEPELVSMIVSHLKSQGLFDQFRRDCLADVDTKPAYQNLRQRVDNFVSNHLATHTWSPHLNKNQLRNNIRQQVLKSGMLESGIDRIISQVVDPKINHTFRPQVEKAVHEFLATLNHKEEAGPSTAPSEEKTDASITVQGVSATTPSGNVASDAMSILETITSLNQEASAARASTENSNPKNNDKVAKRLSSQQSVDGSTDRERNVEDLPDREKAICDLSGEGAETFAKCEDLNDLPCQSEELKNSAKDTNNLTFTSKDTSKEIQQESEDQKSKLLDKCDKKPDSSEKGERRKEKKEKLDKKSDHSKKSDDAMKSKEEKQARELEPVKQLAPEKNSNKHKTTESTKETKEENTSVDSDMDVLSDITVSSVHTSDLSSFEEESEEETVISDSTEEGEITSDDEEDKNSQRKTKLHANELNDGKAKPVRHAYVRKPFLYSKYFSDSDDERTVEQRRQSIAKEKEERLLRRQINRERLEEKRKQKAAEKTKSLKTGNQNAKGKSGLNLEEPSSRSLESKATGTSIKDVLKEQKFLEKKVALSRKRKRDSRHAEDGCKKKYEPSEEDSKETQKTNETCEKNSSKELKHNHGKSEISKQLRRLSESVHSTEESKSDSKAEKEHKRKTSTSLQAEGAQQDSETRDPKRQLDRAEVNTEELQKQKSMFKNEKHPKKDSDTEIQHMRNAAKKEAKSYRDKNEKERTALEDKLSLKHKYKGDGIHKSGEDVELHSFERSLKGEDGGQKHNQQIKVSSDDKSERKSKHRSERKISVTGKDGKNSSESTLKAEELLRKENRKDRHLSTEKSRAEYKSKRSLSDSRPQKDSVSASKQLASASHRRSESYSEDKHEVESTNSDCNLKQEDGVHKDRRRSKSLVEDKILLKSKSKSHSKQFKASETELQENLTKQETAQKLDKDKSVEENDSDKQHKSKNEDKVFEESGAELELASGTQSTQGSQKDFSHRVKLHSGERGSVKEKYRGDKDLSNSKLERRFSTEGHKSRNLKHSNKEVKKKEESIKLEDKDIKEIDSGHEKVLSIAVAMDKKQSKKTSCENRKDSISNQDLPAEEKQSASTTESSHASAPQKSSTNNDDLHSGQEEELMELDVKQTKVQDTSNIEGKNIQNSLQPTDAEYAAKGKISLSLSNKELKHSLADPEACESQFLPAVEKTVKQEDIPNKQVGALDTLSKQASMDQGPNKQGAYKMSIVYETSGRILLNVPSKDEASEDSRRPKNLKTVINSNSDDVPLAINSSREDAADAKSMDMDISDFTDSLDMSKECHNSDGTSVFEDTFILKNDAAQAVCMKQQDTPVLSSVMKDDGDNTAMTNSIEKDNKVPQPDEQAMEDSTAGLPSQEDYDEAAKLESTQGSELKIKEENLVTDVTEDCGDVTTKELLKRKERECLNTDPSTKGERSTVMDNVEENEVHDIDDMIQSSSVLVPERVPEETVKGAVRASVQEGDGVIGMEDKNESNAVGTSAGSSKLSLLYSSLQTSPATVIGTSTEKITESTVMATSTGEERAEGASHSEKDSDATTTCSEEEGEVTVICTSIEADEGFTAGIWVKSSEGSSLITGADIGECTVAAAEEGAGSVVTEGLAESESFLTSTEGEENGDCTMVDAEESGKDSVNASGVEIEDRVNSAGAEEKDDAVTSAGSEEKRKTSTCVDTGKFESSVSCLGEAESDGAVTSAGTETGEGSTSGDSSGEFRGSVRAGQVKEHEGTVTCTGAEERGHNFIICSVTGTDAQGEGAVTGACVAMVTNNSATTGTSGDKSEDTINGESAVTSTGITPEDDAEISVVCTGLEDSNEGFAVCLEAEKCGSVMDSTRAKEEANITTVSVGLCDDEGFVTSTGSKEEDEEGEGIVTSTGRGNEENEHASTCTGMESESALICIGAEEGESSIICIVAEQMEAESGVAGTNINKLTVDSMTSVEKEANCGINCKNAKGIVESSVTSASAADEGALTVHIGKHEGTLIPLDAEECEGPMTSAMAVQDESQSGAEDKHENAMTSFGSREIDASISSAVPTEDENSLIPADREEKVKGDIISTSTVEESDTPLHSAMDAEEGPLAVARANESGESSMILIDTEDTEVPMPSTAAEFKECVHTFSSKQEKDECTMISTSIVEEFEAPMSSAAVEYDGQLPSVKTEEINEDAMVSIDMEIYEVPMPSESSAGGDDNDDDESHPTASGKEEKDECAMISTSVVEEQVILMSGEVTEEAIQHVSDTESKNETVMISTSTAECFETPMSSVAVQDENKLTASETEGRYEAAMITTSMTEECEIVLISAAPQAEGQLIVAEGDEDAIISPNASEECKIVETTATVDEQFGLAAFNADAKSKGSVIFVGECGAPVLRVATNSEDQHTASSLGDKEGGAVITLSTMEECDSLFTFTVIEESQLAAESTEVKDKSEEIFNTANQIECILSTTGPEKGSNSLLVIGRENETHESGVRGESAASQTTVDSEITATDENSVNLMSVDEALCVEISTETAGSPSPSSEASEDDEQAEDVLHEDDTSELSCMISEAAVESETLRNVNYKFNSDLLLESDFSELRTPLPRAQALSLVSANEVTVNANHGEVTIEAELGEKSDLPVLHVEELYSSDDKTNLVKIDDIGIEVTFQKSNATFNSGNNAALPKLAEELEFESNLRTDEPQQPESPRSEEGYVDLHTKEFQKDLLQRNVALERETFHVENLDTQITEEHRSRGIQCKSSGTMDKEKCNQLIVQDVRKDDEQSPCSKMKPDNITEAISGDTAEVSEEIDVKHTPPRSSMEEKDEFAIEQEMSEKEKHGLESNENSPEENQPVIVKRKRGRPRKYPLEAVQPGGGESKADMSTGNLQFPIFASRGKTPQTETLEPERKRRKLTSSEDELKEQEEGEEEEGEEDDEAHSGATTRSATRLEAQRKQPSKPTTRATSKGSSPSSVSPRKRQNLAAKKRSPSDTKINKSPPLTQLKVQSTKRKREDSPTAVRRKGQQKTEETPVKKAKR